The Camelus ferus isolate YT-003-E chromosome 4, BCGSAC_Cfer_1.0, whole genome shotgun sequence genome has a segment encoding these proteins:
- the CCL27 gene encoding C-C motif chemokine 27, with amino-acid sequence MKGPSPASSLLLLLLLLSPDPEAVLLLPPSTTCCTQLYRQPLSSKLLRKVVRVELQEADGDCHLQAFVLHLSRRSVCIHPQNRSLVRWFERQGRTVQGILPNLTLGLAGKMGQGPQ; translated from the exons ATGAAGGGGCCCTCACCTGCCAGCAGCCTCCTGCTGCTACTGTTGCTCCTGAGCCCAGACCCTGAAGCAG TATTGCTACTGCCACCCAGCACTACATGCTGTACTCAGCTCTACCGACAGCCACTCTCAAGCAAGCTACTGAGGAAGGTCGTCCGAGTGGAACTGCAGGAAGCTGATGGGGACTGTCACCTCCAGGCCTTTGT GCTTCACCTGTCTCGACGCAGCGTCTGCATCCACCCCCAGAACCGCAGCCTGGTTCGGTGGTTTGAGCGCCAAGGGAGGACAGTCCAGGGGATTCTGCCCAACCTGACTTTGGGGCTGGCAGGGAAAATGGGCCAGGGCCCCCAATAG